The Christiangramia flava JLT2011 genome has a segment encoding these proteins:
- a CDS encoding NPCBM/NEW2 domain-containing protein encodes MSKHFRRSKLPLVWLLLGFILFQCNDIFAQEEQPEFRSWAATPPMGWNSWDCFGPSVVEEEVKANANYMAENLRDFGWEYVVVDIRWYVDNQTTGHYNAYKKSDFILDEYGRYQPSPRRFPSAANGKGFKSLADYMHDRGLKFGIHIMRGVPKEAVFNKLPIKGSDRTAADIYSTESECTWLQDNYTIVKGKPGAQEYYNSIFDLYASWGVDFVKVDDLSRPYHADEIEMIRKAIDQTGRKIVLSMSPGATPVDMHEHAANHANMWRTIDDFWDNWAQLSYSFEKCAEWAPYIRQGAWPDADMLPLGKFIRGERATNRYTKFTREEQYTLMTLWTMFKSPLMFGGNLPDNKPFTDSLITNREVLEVHAKSINNKEWFNKNELIAWTADDPESDDKFVAVFNSAGDGFVGTEKLLYRSGTISTLTDGFGKEIDIKLPENSRDLYLIVSDGGDNYNYDHANWINPTIYFQNGDSIRLTDMEWEKATAGWGEVSVNKSISGGELNVKGTVFSNGIGTHSQSIIQYALPEGATRFRTFAGLDIGGTSVKDGSTVEFMIAAEDPTPGQEQSAKIPVNLRELGFEGACEIRDLWNHKDLGKFSAEEFAPEVNYHGAGLYRISPVSASEE; translated from the coding sequence TTGAGTAAACACTTCCGAAGATCGAAATTACCGCTTGTCTGGCTGTTATTGGGCTTTATATTGTTCCAATGTAACGATATTTTTGCCCAGGAAGAACAGCCGGAATTTCGTTCCTGGGCGGCCACTCCGCCAATGGGCTGGAACAGCTGGGATTGTTTCGGTCCTTCGGTAGTGGAAGAGGAGGTCAAGGCAAACGCCAATTATATGGCTGAAAACCTCAGGGATTTTGGGTGGGAGTACGTGGTGGTGGATATTCGCTGGTATGTAGATAATCAAACCACCGGGCATTACAACGCCTACAAGAAATCAGATTTTATTTTGGATGAATACGGAAGGTACCAGCCTTCTCCCAGGCGTTTTCCTTCCGCGGCAAACGGAAAAGGCTTTAAATCCCTGGCAGATTATATGCATGACCGGGGGCTGAAATTCGGAATTCACATCATGCGTGGCGTTCCGAAGGAAGCAGTTTTCAATAAATTACCCATTAAAGGAAGTGATCGAACCGCGGCTGATATTTACTCAACCGAATCAGAATGTACCTGGCTTCAGGATAATTACACCATCGTAAAGGGAAAGCCGGGCGCACAGGAATACTATAATTCCATTTTCGATCTGTATGCTTCCTGGGGCGTGGACTTCGTGAAAGTAGATGATCTTTCCAGGCCCTATCATGCCGATGAAATTGAAATGATTCGCAAGGCTATTGATCAAACAGGAAGAAAGATCGTGCTGAGTATGTCCCCGGGAGCTACACCTGTAGACATGCACGAGCACGCGGCCAATCATGCCAATATGTGGCGAACAATAGATGATTTTTGGGATAACTGGGCCCAGCTCAGCTATTCTTTTGAGAAATGTGCGGAATGGGCACCATATATTCGGCAAGGAGCCTGGCCTGATGCCGATATGTTACCGCTCGGTAAATTCATCCGTGGAGAAAGGGCCACAAACAGGTATACAAAGTTTACAAGGGAGGAACAATATACCTTGATGACCCTCTGGACAATGTTCAAATCGCCGTTGATGTTCGGTGGGAACCTTCCGGATAATAAGCCTTTTACAGATTCCCTGATCACCAATCGGGAAGTGCTGGAAGTACACGCAAAATCGATCAACAATAAAGAATGGTTCAATAAAAATGAACTGATAGCCTGGACTGCTGATGATCCCGAAAGCGATGATAAATTTGTAGCGGTTTTCAACAGCGCCGGTGATGGTTTTGTAGGTACTGAAAAACTTCTTTATCGAAGTGGAACGATTTCCACATTGACCGATGGCTTCGGAAAAGAGATCGATATCAAACTTCCCGAAAATAGCAGGGATCTTTACCTGATTGTGAGCGATGGCGGTGATAATTACAATTATGATCATGCCAACTGGATCAATCCCACAATCTATTTCCAAAATGGGGATTCCATCAGGTTGACCGATATGGAATGGGAAAAAGCCACTGCTGGCTGGGGTGAGGTCTCGGTAAATAAAAGTATTTCCGGTGGAGAACTGAATGTGAAAGGCACCGTTTTCAGTAATGGGATCGGGACGCATTCCCAATCGATCATTCAGTATGCATTACCGGAAGGAGCCACACGATTCAGGACTTTTGCCGGTCTGGATATTGGCGGAACTTCTGTCAAGGATGGCTCTACAGTAGAATTTATGATTGCTGCGGAAGATCCTACACCTGGGCAGGAGCAGTCTGCTAAAATCCCGGTGAACCTTCGTGAGCTTGGATTTGAAGGCGCTTGCGAAATCCGCGATCTATGGAATCATAAGGATCTGGGAAAATTTTCAGCTGAAGAATTCGCTCCGGAGGTTAATTATCATGGTGCCGGTTTATACCGAATTTCACCTGTTTCCGCTTCCGAAGAGTAA
- the fsa gene encoding fructose-6-phosphate aldolase yields MKFFIDTANLDQIQEAQDLGVLDGVTTNPSLMAKEGITGKANILEHYKKICEIVDGDVSAEVVATEFDKMVEEGEELAKLHDQIVVKIPMIKDGVKAIKYFSDNGIRTNCTLVFSAGQALLAAKAGAAYVSPFLGRLDDISTDGLQLIADIRLIYDNYDFGTEILAASIRHTMHVVNCAKLGADVMTGPLSSIDGLLKHPLTDSGLEKFLSDAKSFNL; encoded by the coding sequence ATGAAGTTTTTTATTGATACAGCCAACCTAGACCAGATCCAGGAGGCTCAGGATTTAGGAGTTTTAGATGGCGTGACCACCAACCCGTCGCTAATGGCGAAGGAAGGTATCACCGGGAAAGCCAATATTTTAGAACATTACAAAAAGATTTGCGAGATCGTGGACGGGGATGTTTCTGCGGAAGTGGTCGCTACTGAATTTGACAAAATGGTCGAAGAAGGGGAAGAGCTCGCGAAACTTCACGACCAGATCGTGGTGAAAATCCCTATGATCAAAGATGGGGTTAAGGCGATCAAATATTTTTCTGATAACGGGATTCGCACCAATTGCACTCTGGTTTTTTCGGCTGGACAGGCACTGCTTGCGGCTAAAGCCGGTGCGGCCTACGTTTCCCCGTTTTTGGGCAGACTCGACGACATTTCAACAGATGGCTTACAGCTAATCGCCGATATCAGGCTGATTTATGACAATTATGATTTCGGAACCGAGATCCTTGCCGCCTCGATCAGGCACACCATGCATGTGGTAAATTGTGCCAAACTGGGAGCTGATGTCATGACCGGTCCACTGTCTTCCATAGATGGGCTGCTGAAGCATCCGTTGACCGATTCCGGCCTGGAAAAATTCCTCAGCGATGCGAAATCTTTTAACCTGTAA